In one Sphingomonas sp. AP4-R1 genomic region, the following are encoded:
- a CDS encoding cation acetate symporter, with protein sequence MTRRLLAMAGMVALLGWATGANAEITGAITRQPTNWTAIAMFAGFVAITLWITGVAARRTRTVSDFYTGGGITGFQNGLAMAGDYCSAASFLGITSQIFNDGYDGLIYAIGFLVGWPIVLFLVAEKLRNLGRFTFADVASYRFLQGPVRGFSAISTLLVVSFYLIAQMVGAGQLIQLLFGLPYLYAIVVVGGLMMVYVLFGGMRATSWVQIIKAVMLLCGATAMVFGVMAHVGFSFEALFAHAVAVKTQVALDSGLSPADAATKGRAIMGPGGFIKDPISALSFGFALMLGTAGLPHILMRFFTVPDAREARKSILWATIWIGYFYALTFILGFGAIVMISFNPDYVDAGGLLRGGNNMAVMHLAHAIGGNLFLGFISAVAFATILAVVAGLTLSAASAISHDIYASVLQKGAAAPQKELRVSRITTVLLGIAAIVLGIVFEKQNVAFMVSLAFALAASGNFPVLVMSLLWKGCTTRGAAWGGGIGLLSAFILTVLSPVIWIAVLHFDHAIFPYSSPALFSVPAAFLAIWLISRLDQSPRAAIDKAAYPEQRLRSETGIGVHSAAAH encoded by the coding sequence ATGACGCGCCGGCTCCTGGCGATGGCAGGCATGGTCGCGCTGCTGGGCTGGGCGACCGGGGCGAATGCGGAGATAACAGGCGCGATCACCAGGCAGCCGACCAACTGGACCGCGATCGCGATGTTCGCCGGCTTCGTCGCCATCACGCTCTGGATCACGGGCGTGGCGGCGCGAAGGACGCGCACCGTCTCCGATTTCTACACCGGCGGCGGGATCACCGGGTTCCAGAACGGCCTTGCCATGGCCGGAGACTATTGCTCGGCGGCGTCATTCCTCGGCATCACCTCGCAGATCTTCAACGACGGCTATGACGGGCTGATCTACGCGATCGGCTTTCTGGTCGGCTGGCCGATCGTCCTGTTCCTCGTCGCCGAGAAACTACGCAACCTCGGTCGCTTCACCTTCGCCGATGTCGCCTCCTACCGATTCCTGCAGGGGCCGGTTCGCGGCTTCTCCGCAATCAGCACGCTGCTGGTCGTTTCCTTCTACCTCATCGCGCAGATGGTTGGTGCGGGCCAGCTTATCCAACTGCTGTTTGGCTTGCCCTATCTCTATGCGATCGTCGTCGTCGGCGGGCTGATGATGGTCTATGTCCTGTTCGGGGGCATGCGCGCGACCTCTTGGGTGCAGATCATTAAAGCAGTGATGCTGCTGTGCGGCGCGACAGCGATGGTTTTCGGCGTGATGGCGCATGTCGGCTTCTCGTTCGAAGCGTTGTTCGCGCACGCCGTCGCCGTCAAAACGCAGGTCGCGCTGGATAGTGGGCTCTCGCCTGCGGATGCGGCTACCAAGGGCCGCGCGATCATGGGGCCGGGCGGCTTCATCAAGGATCCGATCTCGGCCCTTTCATTCGGCTTCGCGTTGATGCTCGGCACCGCAGGCCTGCCCCATATCCTCATGCGCTTCTTCACCGTCCCGGATGCCCGTGAGGCGCGCAAGTCTATCCTGTGGGCGACGATCTGGATCGGCTATTTCTATGCTCTCACGTTCATCCTCGGCTTTGGCGCGATCGTGATGATCTCGTTCAATCCCGATTATGTGGATGCTGGCGGCCTGCTGCGCGGTGGTAACAACATGGCCGTGATGCATCTGGCCCACGCTATCGGCGGCAACCTGTTTCTCGGCTTCATCTCTGCGGTGGCGTTCGCCACGATCCTGGCCGTGGTTGCAGGGCTGACATTGTCCGCCGCGTCGGCAATCTCACACGACATCTATGCGAGCGTGCTCCAAAAAGGCGCCGCCGCCCCTCAAAAGGAACTGCGCGTGTCGCGTATCACTACGGTGCTGCTCGGCATCGCGGCGATCGTACTGGGTATCGTGTTCGAGAAGCAAAACGTGGCCTTCATGGTCAGCCTGGCCTTCGCGCTCGCCGCGTCGGGCAATTTTCCGGTGCTGGTGATGTCACTCCTGTGGAAAGGATGCACAACCAGGGGCGCGGCGTGGGGCGGTGGGATCGGCTTGCTGAGCGCTTTCATTCTCACCGTTTTGTCGCCGGTCATCTGGATCGCGGTGCTTCATTTCGATCACGCGATTTTCCCCTACAGTTCGCCCGCTCTCTTCTCGGTGCCGGCCGCATTCCTTGCCATCTGGCTGATTTCGCGTCTCGACCAGTCTCCCCGCGCGGCAATCGACAAGGCAGCATATCCTGAACAGCGACTGCGCTCCGAAACCGGCATCGGCGTGCATAGCGCTGCGGCACACTAA
- a CDS encoding MFS transporter, protein MPAPIFLLIAFISSFVERAAASDRNTCSEHRSRDDAMKDSRARAQASAALSLLAVSMLTNPAGVLGATTPVIVTALVAELGQTLRSANMLVAIEFVTMTLAIMAAPLLLGRIGGRVLAIASWMLMLAGQLGTILNIPVALAVARGATGLGEGALYGLALAVLGRSTKPDRAFGVVVFANQVVTAVLLALAGWAHQHDPRSGILQLITAFQLVTGFFILAIDRQRVSSREPTPGSLGGLLVIAPALLAIFLFAIAFGTIWPLAASIGEIRNVPTGEINAALAVAGIGGIAGAAAAVALGNRAGRTIPLLTGSVAMAIALVGVVVGPLAIAAPAVLFLWSFLVPYYLGTVAMMDGGARFMGIAGAMLPSGIAAGQFFASCMSGTIPSTLGICAAMLQVASAIALSFYLWMSKSDRRNRVGR, encoded by the coding sequence GTGCCGGCGCCGATTTTCCTGCTAATCGCTTTTATCAGCTCGTTCGTCGAAAGAGCGGCGGCGAGTGATCGAAATACATGTTCGGAGCATCGCAGCCGAGATGATGCCATGAAAGACAGCCGTGCGAGAGCACAAGCGTCCGCGGCCCTCAGCCTTCTCGCCGTGAGCATGTTGACCAATCCCGCCGGCGTATTGGGCGCGACGACACCGGTGATCGTCACCGCTCTCGTCGCGGAACTCGGCCAGACCCTGCGTAGCGCGAACATGCTCGTCGCGATCGAATTTGTGACGATGACGCTCGCGATCATGGCCGCGCCGCTTTTGCTGGGCCGGATCGGTGGCCGGGTTCTCGCCATCGCTTCCTGGATGCTGATGCTGGCCGGGCAGTTGGGCACGATTCTCAATATCCCTGTCGCCCTGGCGGTTGCGCGCGGCGCGACTGGCCTTGGCGAAGGTGCCCTTTATGGCCTCGCGCTTGCCGTGCTCGGTCGAAGCACCAAACCGGATCGAGCCTTTGGCGTCGTCGTATTTGCAAATCAGGTTGTAACCGCCGTTCTTCTGGCTCTCGCCGGCTGGGCACATCAACATGATCCGCGCTCCGGAATTTTACAGCTCATAACCGCCTTTCAGTTGGTCACCGGCTTTTTCATCCTGGCCATCGACCGGCAAAGGGTGAGCTCGCGCGAGCCAACGCCAGGATCGCTCGGCGGCCTGCTTGTCATTGCGCCGGCACTCCTCGCCATATTCCTCTTCGCCATCGCGTTCGGCACAATTTGGCCCCTGGCCGCGTCGATCGGTGAGATCAGAAATGTGCCGACCGGCGAGATCAATGCCGCGCTTGCGGTGGCAGGAATAGGGGGCATTGCTGGAGCGGCCGCAGCCGTTGCCCTCGGAAACCGCGCTGGCAGGACCATTCCCTTACTGACGGGATCCGTGGCGATGGCGATCGCTCTAGTAGGGGTGGTCGTCGGGCCGTTGGCGATCGCTGCTCCAGCGGTCCTCTTTCTCTGGTCGTTCCTCGTCCCCTATTATCTGGGAACCGTCGCGATGATGGACGGCGGCGCCCGGTTCATGGGGATCGCTGGCGCCATGCTGCCTTCCGGCATCGCCGCCGGGCAGTTTTTCGCAAGTTGTATGTCCGGAACGATCCCCAGTACCTTGGGGATCTGCGCGGCGATGCTGCAGGTCGCCTCCGCGATCGCTCTTTCGTTCTACCTGTGGATGTCCAAAAGCGACCGTCGCAATCGCGTTGGCCGTTGA
- a CDS encoding DUF485 domain-containing protein produces the protein MTNAQAPDRALEAKIALDPRYVALVRDRTRFSWLLTAITVVVYSSFISLIAFDKPFMARPIAGGTTTIAVALGAAMLIGTIAICAVYVRRANGEYDARFAALLTELTA, from the coding sequence ATGACGAACGCCCAAGCCCCCGACCGCGCGCTCGAAGCGAAAATCGCCCTGGACCCGCGGTATGTCGCACTGGTTCGCGACCGGACGCGTTTCTCCTGGTTGCTGACCGCTATTACCGTTGTTGTGTATAGCAGTTTCATCTCGCTGATCGCGTTCGACAAACCGTTTATGGCCAGGCCCATCGCCGGCGGCACAACCACCATCGCGGTCGCGCTGGGCGCGGCGATGTTGATCGGTACCATCGCGATCTGCGCGGTCTATGTCCGGCGCGCCAACGGCGAATATGACGCGCGTTTTGCCGCTTTGCTGACGGAGCTGACAGCATGA